agagTCGGGGAATAAAACTGGCATCAatgaaagcttatttttaaaatttgatataaatagatGTAAAAATGGCTCATGTGAGATAATTTGCCCCAAATTATTGAGGAAATACATTAAAACTACTATCAAttgtcaattaatttaaaatttaatcaaaatttagaagtttttttttttttttttttttttttttttttttacgaggtGTACTGCCTAAGAAGTTATTATGTTCTATATTTGTAAACTGCAAGTCCAATAGTTCctgagaacaatttttttaatctatagatAGTATCTAGTTTAACCAGAATCacatcaaaataatatacaaCAAGTGCATGCcactaaacgaaaaaaaaaaaaaaaaaaaaaaacagctatgtcatgcatttgttttgttttaacgTATGGAAAGTACTGTACGTCTTTTTCCATCCTGAAAATTTAAATAGAGCGCGGTAAAACAGTGACAATTTTTCGGCTCcagagagtttcaggttcgaaactcgAATCCATTACGGATCCGTTGTGTACGTATGCCTGTTGCACGTTCAATCTGACATATTCTGATGGTAAGATGTAGAAGTTTGCAGTGAAAGTGCCAATTCTGGTGTCATCCTCGTTCAAAATTAAAAGGCTTGTCCCCAAACAGttcttgtgttgcttcaaaccaAGTCGTTAtattatttgtcttaaaataaaaagaagtcatGGTGGCtatttaagttatatatgtatGTTCCACATCTTCTCTTAAGAGACTGAGCCGATTTCAAAGTTTGAGCACTAATTCTTTTGGGCAAGAGACAGACAACTTTTGAAAGTAAGAAAGTCCATTAAACattgaattaatttagaaattaagtgaaattttgcgGTTTTTATGCattaacttcagaaaaattattttcctaaaaatattttaattttgtcttaaaattcGAAACTTAATTTTTCGGCGAATAAAATTCCTTTCTGTGCAATcttatcttcaatttttattaattttttttttaaaaaaattcaacgaacacgattttaaaatacagtaacaGCATGATTCTGATCTACtctattgcacttttttttgttgatatttctgtttctatattttggatattttcaaaaaatgggtTAAAATAGTAATGAAACACTGCCtaaaaaaactcatatttaaGTGATCAAGGACAATCAATCAATTAGAGATATAATAAAAGGATCCCTTGACTGATacaaaatcagtttttataataaaaatattatacgacAGTTTTTAAAATCCAAGTAATGCTGTATATATCAATTAGcctaaattaaactttcaaaactcGGGGCATTTGATGCATGTCACATGAGCAAGAATGgtctgtttagtttagttaaattaatgtcCCGTTCTTTTAAGTAACAATAACCCTATTCTgcgacggatctcgtaattttgaaccgcggtcagatgacgagtacgacACATGAGCTGCcacccccctctccaagcttccacatcacaccaacgGGAGGGCGTTTGGCTCCGACGGTTTTAGCAtgcgccagacccgcttacacgacggttcctcggatctcgaaccagaaacccttcggttccgaaaccgagaccttaccatcaggccacctcGACCCATGAGCAAAAACAGATTCGGATACAGaggagtaaatatttttttagatatttaaataggATTGTACTGCATTCTTGTGTACTAGTATTACACAGATGTAATACACACTTGTTtgttaacattataaattattattaatgtccATTGCTTTTTAGGGCTTCTAAATAAAGGCAGAATTAATTTGCTTCGTTCCATGatatgtgataattattaaaagcaatgtCATGATgacatatttcagaataaaaataaaaatatttttaagaaatcaaaaatatttattacttgcaATGTACTAAACAACAACTGCAAAGGAAGTGTAAAAATGAGGGAAgaaattataagtatataattatttttgatatataggTTAGGATTTTTTGGTAAGTTTACtattaaatttccatattaaaacaaaatatcaaaatgaaattatactaaaaatcaatcacatagcaaaataatttcaaaagagaatggaatttttagaaaattttatccgATGCAATAATGTATTAATAGAAGCTATAAaactaatgcatttaaaaatgaaataatgtaaaacaattcatttattcatGCAAGATTTAGACTTGGTTTGTAGCTCAATCTATgaaagcaatttataaaaattcttcaaatacttATGAGCTTCTTAGTTTACACTGTTATAAAAGTACATAAATCAAAATGAACACTAAAATTTTGCCTCCCTCCACCCCCCTAATCGATGTGTCCCTTTCAAGTACTAGTTCCCACTTCAATATGAAAAGACATAGTGTTTATACTTGGGACTTCACTTCTCCCAAGTGtggagttttttaaattttaatgagactAAATGGttgaataataaacaatataaaaagtacagcttttacacaatattttaattatttatcatttacatactgaaaatccttaaaaattatataaatataaatctatcataatataatgataaataaatgctttcaaaaattaaagctcATGATCATCAGGATGGTACAGTTCTTTCAAAGGTCTGTAGGCATAAGAAGGCGAGTTACCAccagtattaaaaataatcagagTAATTTTATCAGGTGGAACATAGTCATATGCAGGATTAACAACTTCAACCCCTCTAAACAAATCAATATCTTCAAATGAAAGAAGTTCTTCTGGCGGTAAATTATGGTTAAAGCCCTCTTGATCAGAGGAAGACACATACTGTGGAGTTAGTTTAAATACAGGAGCTAAAACATAAAATGGAACAGAATGATGTTCAGCAGCAAGCGCAAGAGGGTGTACACCACAGACTGCTTTTAACCCGCCATTTCCCATAACACAATGAGCCCCAACAATAACTTTATTCACATGAGGCATGATAGGCAACATGCATGCACTTGAAATAAGGGTAACTTTAATACCACTTTCCATGAGACTTTTAGCCATTtctaaaattcctaattttcttcCACCCTGAACAACTATAACATTACAAATCCGTTTTGCAGCAGCCTTGAGAAATTTCTCAACTGTCCTTGAATACCCAAAAGTTAATATCACTTCATCAGAGTGAATATGTTCTTCCGATTGCATGGCAATGACTTCAGGACTCCTTTCACATTCTTCCATTAATTCTCTGAGATTTGCTGAAATAGATTTCTTTAACGAACTTACTTTTTCACTATAATCCATTTCTTCATCTTCTTGTGCGCTAACCATCTTTTGTAATGATTCTTGGACATCATAATCTTCAATTTTACCATACACAGCATTAAGATATTCATCCCGAATAATCTTCAAAGTTCTTTTTACCATATTGCCTACAACAGTGTGGACATAAAAAGGCCGAGTCAATGTCTTGCCAATATCTCTGATAATCTTCATTAAATCATTTGCAGTTTCCCATTCAGAGTTTGTAACAACTCGTTCCAGAAGTTTAATAGTTTCACTAGCTATTTCACttgagaatttaatatttttcttctttaaattttgcaaGAAATCTTTTATAGATTTATTCATATCAAACTGCTGCACCTCTTCTGTAACAGCTTCTTGTTCATCTAAGATGATGGAAAATACACAATGCATTGAAATCAGCAATATAATGTTACAAttagaattatacatttataatggaattatttaaacacaaaatttctacaaaaaatattattcaagaaaacataatccatagatttaaaattaagaattaactgtcaatttttttaaataaataaaaatttatttctccaacattaaaataatttaaaattatttcaaagcaggtactgaataattcaaaaatactgttTATGGTTACACAAATAATAGGATGGTTACAAAATAAGtagcaataaacaaatattaatttatttctcaaatatatatatatatattgtttataattctaatgttttgtaattttttattaattagtttttaattatatacaagtacacaattatatatgtaatttatatattattattataccacTCATGGTTCAACAGCTGATTTCCAAATTGTGTAATAACAGTTGATGATATTCTCGCtttatgttacaaaaaaaaaaaactgatttttggaTAGAATAATGATCTTTTtccatttaatcatttttgaacGAGCAGGGTTGAATCACGATACTgtataaatatgtgaaatattatatgaattattcttGAGACATTTCATTTAAACTAAATCAAAGGAAGAACTAGAATAGATAATGAAAATTCAAGAAGGATATGAATTTGTGGATTTGAATATACCTATTAAGTaccttttattaaattcttatttaaatgattCTTAAAACCTTGTTGAAAGTATCTCAGAAGTtctatataaaatagtttttatttatctgcttttatcatgatttgttaaaaatcaaataaaaaatattttttgtaactgtaTAATCCTTTCTCAATcagatgtttaaatatattacacattttttaatagtagaaaagttcatgaaattttttttcactatgggGGGGGTTATATCACTGCTATGATACagtgaaaattattaaactataaattatatagtaaaaaaaaaaaactgtttaattgtgAAGCAAGTAATTAAGTTGTGTCATATTTAAGATGTATAATCAATGCATTATTAATTAcatctcattaaaattaattatgtgatTTACTATgggtttttttatattgtttggtGATGTAATTAATCAAAATACCAAATAATGATTGATTGTATGCatttacttcagaaaaaaaattataatattttcagttaaaaaaattttttttagctctatctaaaataaaaatcccaAACTATAACTTCACAAGGTAGAGAATTAGCATACTGCACCAAAACACACAATCTATGCTCAAAATAAGAACAAAAGTCATCACAATTATCACTGCTTAATAAAACTTCCCTttctacacagaaaaaaaaaagaaaagaaaagaaataatcttactatcattttttttaacattagctactaaagtaatgaatttcagtttttcagGAAGAATAtgctgtttcttttattaaataaatcttcattaaaattctcGAACTTCACATTCTTGTACATGTGTGTATACTATATATTTACCATATTAATTTCACAGTTTCTcactgtaataaataataaatgtatagacAATGAAATTAGCGTGATTTTGAATCTTACTAAACTGATACAATAAAGGAAGGGGAGAGAGAAATGAATTAAacaaatactataataaaaaaaagagacaaagCATACTagtaattacttatattttatgaaaggcatttatttatatatatacaatttatccAAAAGAGTAATGAAACTggcttttttttcatgtttatttaaaaaaaaaaggtaatttatatttatatgcatatttcttttaaatatccatgagtaaaatattgtaatgattttaaagatatgtttaaattcaaaaagctCAATTCAATCACTTTAAAGGtcaatctttttataatattaaaataacaaggttTTTAGATAGAAACTGATTGATTGAATTGACTACGTGATacgaaatcattaattttaaagttgttgaaaaatattatcatttcacTAAAAAATACACATATTATTTAGTTCAAGCAGTAGAACTTAAGATACATATTTATGCACATTACTatcagaaatattagaaataggcagttatccccccccccttctcagaatgtaggatatatatacatactcATCTTGAAAAGTATAATTATCTGGCCAAGGGATAAACAGCTTAAATTTCAATGTCAAACAGCCAATATACCAAAGAGCTGCAagcgaaaagaaaaattacattagcTATttcatcaaatcaaataaattaattgcaattcaaaaatattcgtaAACACAgttgaaaaaatgcaataataactGACTTTCTAACAAAGcattataaaaacagattttatttctaatagggaagaaaaaaatgttaagctttAGAGTAAATATCATAAAGGATACATGAGATGGCTCTCTGTGTCttgtatttatcaatatttgaaattttaacaacaaGCCATTAGTAAATGAGAAGAGTGCAAAAAATAGCCAGATTTACAAATAGCTTACAATATtacaatatgcataaaaaataatttaatcaagataatctaattagtaattttgaatgatagccaaacatttaaaaattatgtataaacatATTAATTCTAGATAAACAAATATCTTAATTTTCGTTCTTTTAGATACAAGAACAATGTATCATCTATTCAAACCTATTACCActacttgtatttaaaaaaaaaaataaagaacaatgcTATTCAGGATTTAATAATCTCGCTTatctacaattttgtttttaattagttcTATAATAAAGCACAGCACAACAACACAGGGCACTATAGTAATTTAACAACTTTCATTCTATGTAAGGCCATTTATCATtagttgtaattttaataaattcaaacaatacATTATTTTGCATGGTTTCAAAGAGCTAATTTTAATTGGTAAGAACATGAAAAAGTACATAATATACTGATGTAATTGAATGAGTATGTGTGAGAGGGGAAGGGGGAGAGCAATCCACCACAGATGATATTAGTTGTAATAATTCTATTCCCTCCCCATCCATTTTGTTAttgtgcatttttcaaaaataatcttttttaaacatcaaaattgtGTATGCTTAtggtttcatattttgaattttgtctttcttaaattttttttattcaaacacaatttaatttatattaccatGTTTACTTTTGTGAaacattatacaaattaaaataaaattaatttctaacaaaaattaaatgaaacatatgcATTTTGAACAAAAGATCTGCAACCGTGTCTTTgctttttcttagaaattttttatttacaaatccttagtttttttggttttttttatcatacaaaattaaaaaactttcacaatatgaaatttttgtaattgaaactGAATCTCTACATTAAGCAGAATCAATTTCCCCTTCTGCAAGAGCAAGTCAACTCTtagtttttgtataaatttttaagaattagcAGTGAAAGTCACAAATCATTTGGAAAAGTAACActtctttttaattacatcatGATgctgaaacataaaaaataacatgctttgatatattttttttaagaattagctcctcattttacataaaattttagaaaataatttatacttttttgctTCTAAATTGGAAATGTCTAATTTTGATGCACACAGTTTCcataagataaaaattcaatataattttatattataaagatatttcatttgtccttttaaaattttaatgtatttgtgagatactttttaaaaataaaaatgtaactgaaaaaataaatgcactaATTAACCCTTGAAAATAATGCTTTCAAGTTTTCCTAATTTCAAAcacattttaagtaattattttgtc
Above is a genomic segment from Argiope bruennichi chromosome 1, qqArgBrue1.1, whole genome shotgun sequence containing:
- the LOC129965938 gene encoding translation initiation factor eIF-2B subunit beta-like produces the protein MNEQEAVTEEVQQFDMNKSIKDFLQNLKKKNIKFSSEIASETIKLLERVVTNSEWETANDLMKIIRDIGKTLTRPFYVHTVVGNMVKRTLKIIRDEYLNAVYGKIEDYDVQESLQKMVSAQEDEEMDYSEKVSSLKKSISANLRELMEECERSPEVIAMQSEEHIHSDEVILTFGYSRTVEKFLKAAAKRICNVIVVQGGRKLGILEMAKSLMESGIKVTLISSACMLPIMPHVNKVIVGAHCVMGNGGLKAVCGVHPLALAAEHHSVPFYVLAPVFKLTPQYVSSSDQEGFNHNLPPEELLSFEDIDLFRGVEVVNPAYDYVPPDKITLIIFNTGGNSPSYAYRPLKELYHPDDHEL